The following are encoded together in the Pyramidobacter piscolens W5455 genome:
- a CDS encoding CdaR family transcriptional regulator — MLRPIAQELAENISRVIGYDVVITDTDGITIGCSDPDRGIGTLNEACAIVGRTGQSRWETEEDARRLKGVKPGVTYPILDTEQHVIGTIAITGDPEKVKPFAQLVKSQAELYLKERMITRELLERERNLQALVADIALFRPGINDPQVIETKAALMGYDKTLAYSVIEIDTSSQSSEDGDYPERDRTLMDIRQIFNAPGDVSGSVGPHRYVVFRSAMRGREFNRDKFYVAVREQCLQLTEQLKRRGFSAAVGIGSVQDGIPGLVSSYREAQVALGVGSKLLPRDKVHIITDFRVEELLLCSEPRLLDSMVERELAPLFVRTDGEELQETIVAWCESGFSVVRAAELLHVHRTTVDYRLEKLESILGVKPRDFREMSRFYWSVILWRNGKGNPKTIRNKR, encoded by the coding sequence ATGCTTAGACCTATTGCTCAGGAACTTGCGGAAAACATTTCCCGCGTTATCGGTTACGACGTCGTCATCACCGATACCGACGGCATCACGATTGGCTGCAGCGATCCTGACCGCGGCATCGGCACGCTGAACGAGGCGTGCGCCATTGTCGGGCGCACGGGCCAGTCCCGCTGGGAAACGGAAGAGGACGCCCGCCGTCTGAAAGGGGTCAAGCCCGGCGTCACCTATCCGATCCTCGATACTGAGCAGCATGTGATCGGCACGATCGCCATCACGGGCGATCCCGAAAAGGTCAAACCGTTCGCCCAGCTTGTCAAAAGCCAGGCCGAACTTTACCTGAAAGAGCGCATGATCACGCGCGAACTGCTGGAGCGCGAGCGCAATCTTCAGGCTCTGGTGGCCGATATCGCCCTGTTCCGCCCCGGCATCAACGATCCGCAGGTGATCGAGACCAAAGCGGCGCTGATGGGTTATGACAAGACGCTGGCCTATTCGGTGATCGAGATCGACACGTCGTCGCAAAGCAGCGAGGACGGCGACTATCCCGAACGCGACCGCACGCTGATGGACATCCGCCAGATCTTCAACGCCCCCGGCGACGTTTCCGGCAGCGTCGGCCCCCACCGCTACGTGGTTTTCCGCAGCGCCATGCGCGGCCGCGAATTCAATCGCGACAAGTTCTACGTGGCGGTGCGCGAGCAGTGCCTGCAGCTGACCGAGCAGCTCAAGCGCCGCGGCTTTTCCGCCGCGGTCGGCATCGGCAGCGTGCAGGACGGCATCCCCGGCTTGGTCTCGTCGTACCGCGAGGCGCAGGTCGCCTTGGGCGTCGGCAGCAAGCTGCTTCCGCGCGACAAAGTCCACATCATCACCGACTTCCGCGTCGAGGAACTGCTGCTCTGTTCCGAGCCCCGCCTGCTCGACAGCATGGTTGAGCGCGAGCTGGCGCCGCTTTTCGTGCGCACTGACGGGGAGGAACTCCAGGAGACGATCGTGGCCTGGTGCGAAAGCGGTTTCAGCGTCGTGCGCGCCGCTGAACTGCTGCATGTGCACCGCACCACGGTGGACTACCGTCTCGAAAAGCTGGAGAGCATTCTCGGCGTCAAGCCGCGCGATTTCCGCGAAATGAGCCGCTTCTACTGGTCCGTGATCCTGTGGCGGAACGGCAAGGGCAATCCCAAGACGATCAGAAACAAACGCTGA